One segment of Stomatobaculum sp. F0698 DNA contains the following:
- the ftcD gene encoding glutamate formimidoyltransferase: MAKKLLETVPNYSEGRDMEKVAKIAACFKNRKGVRLLDCQTDVNHNRCVITAVGEPEALRDAVIDSFEVAVKLIDMTKHEGQHPRMGAVDVVPFIPCRNTTVAEADAIAKEVGKAVGEKLGIPVFLYEDSASAPHRTNLAKIRKGQFEGMAEKLQDKELWTPDFGPDHIHPTAGVVAIGARMPLIAYNVNLDTDNMEIANNIADAVKNIRGGYHFIKAIGVELKDHYSGRDTVAQVSMNLVNFEKTAIYRAFEAVKMEARRYGVNVLESEIVGVVPMQSLIDCAEYYLQACMFGPMKFDAKKQIMENWLLEDEEEEA; the protein is encoded by the coding sequence ATGGCAAAGAAACTTCTTGAGACTGTGCCGAATTACAGCGAAGGGCGCGACATGGAAAAGGTGGCAAAGATTGCCGCTTGCTTCAAGAACAGAAAAGGTGTTCGCCTTTTGGATTGCCAGACAGACGTGAACCACAATCGCTGCGTAATTACCGCAGTCGGCGAGCCGGAAGCGCTTCGCGACGCAGTCATCGACTCGTTTGAAGTCGCTGTGAAGTTGATTGATATGACCAAGCACGAGGGTCAGCATCCGCGCATGGGTGCGGTTGACGTGGTTCCCTTCATCCCCTGCCGCAATACGACGGTCGCAGAGGCGGATGCAATCGCAAAGGAAGTCGGAAAGGCTGTCGGCGAGAAGCTCGGCATCCCGGTCTTCCTGTATGAGGATTCCGCAAGCGCGCCGCACAGAACGAACCTCGCAAAGATCCGCAAGGGCCAGTTTGAGGGCATGGCGGAGAAGCTTCAGGACAAGGAACTGTGGACGCCGGACTTCGGACCGGATCACATTCATCCGACCGCTGGTGTCGTTGCAATCGGCGCGAGAATGCCGCTCATTGCATACAATGTGAACCTCGACACGGACAATATGGAAATTGCGAACAACATTGCGGATGCGGTCAAGAACATTCGCGGTGGTTACCACTTCATCAAGGCCATCGGCGTCGAGCTGAAGGATCACTACTCCGGCAGAGATACCGTGGCGCAGGTTTCGATGAATCTCGTGAACTTTGAAAAGACGGCCATCTACCGTGCGTTTGAGGCAGTCAAGATGGAGGCGCGCCGCTACGGTGTCAATGTCCTTGAGAGCGAGATTGTCGGTGTCGTGCCGATGCAGTCCCTCATTGACTGCGCGGAGTACTACCTGCAGGCATGCATGTTCGGACCGATGAAGTTCGATGCGAAGAAGCAGATCATGGAGAACTGGCTCCTTGAGGATGAGGAGGAAGAGGCATGA
- a CDS encoding cyclodeaminase/cyclohydrolase family protein: MSEKLKEMSVAAFVDLTASDAPAPGGGSVSALFGALSAALTGMVAGLTVGKKKYVEVDAEMREIATAAEALKKELVEEIDRDSDSFNEFMAAMALPKDTDEQKAVRKAAMQDGLKSAAKVPCHVAETAARIFPLAKAVVERGNTNAVTDGLVAAMAARTAVIGAGLNVKINLSSIEDEDFVAEYSARVAALEEQAIAAEREIFALSELTREI; encoded by the coding sequence ATGAGCGAAAAGCTGAAAGAGATGAGCGTCGCCGCGTTTGTGGATCTCACGGCTTCCGATGCACCGGCACCGGGCGGCGGTTCGGTATCGGCACTCTTCGGAGCCCTATCCGCGGCGCTTACGGGCATGGTCGCGGGACTGACCGTCGGCAAGAAGAAGTATGTCGAGGTGGATGCGGAAATGCGCGAAATCGCGACGGCTGCCGAGGCGCTGAAGAAGGAGCTGGTCGAGGAAATCGATCGTGACTCCGATTCCTTCAACGAGTTCATGGCGGCAATGGCGCTTCCGAAAGATACGGATGAGCAGAAGGCAGTGAGAAAGGCAGCGATGCAGGATGGCTTAAAGTCCGCGGCAAAGGTGCCCTGCCATGTCGCGGAGACCGCGGCGCGCATTTTCCCGCTTGCAAAGGCGGTTGTGGAGCGCGGCAATACGAATGCCGTGACCGACGGCCTTGTCGCGGCGATGGCGGCGAGAACCGCTGTGATCGGCGCGGGTCTCAACGTGAAGATTAATCTCTCCTCGATTGAGGACGAGGACTTTGTCGCCGAGTACAGCGCGCGCGTTGCGGCGCTCGAGGAGCAGGCGATTGCGGCGGAGCGCGAAATCTTTGCGCTCTCCGAGCTGACCCGAGAAATCTAA
- a CDS encoding formate--tetrahydrofolate ligase gives MRMKTDIEIAQEAQAAKIEEIARAEGIDEKYLEQYGKDKAKVSYQLLKDTEGKPNGKLVLVTAITPTPAGEGKTTTSVGLADGLKRLGKSVAVALREPSLGPVFGVKGGAAGGGYAQVIPMEEINLHFTGDFHAIGAANNLLAALIDNHIFQGNALRIDDKRITWKRAVDMNDRQLRNIIDGLGKRTDGRVREDGFEITVASEIMAVFCLAKDLKDLKERLARMIIGYNMDNEPVTAGDLHAEGALTALLKDALKPNLVQTLEHTPAFIHGGPFANIAHGCNSVLATSLALRLNDYAVTEAGFGADLGAEKFIDIKCRMTGLRPDCAVVVATVRALKHHGGVDKAELNTPNVEALKKGLPNLLQHVENMTKVFGLPTVVAINRFPFDAEEELSCIADECKKLGVNVVLSEVWAKGGEGGEALAREVVRLCENTAENHFRFAYEDGDSLEEKLNKIVREVYRGDGVVLTAEAKKQAKRLEELGFGSYPVCMAKTQFSFSDNKNLTGAPRGFKITVREVKVSAGAGFIVVKTGDIMTMPGLPKVPASEHIDVDENGKITGLF, from the coding sequence ATGCGTATGAAGACAGATATTGAGATTGCACAGGAGGCGCAGGCAGCCAAGATTGAAGAAATAGCCCGCGCCGAGGGCATCGACGAGAAATATCTGGAACAGTACGGCAAGGACAAGGCAAAGGTGAGCTATCAGCTCTTAAAGGACACAGAGGGCAAGCCGAACGGCAAGCTTGTGCTGGTCACGGCCATTACCCCGACGCCCGCGGGCGAGGGCAAGACGACGACTTCCGTGGGCCTCGCGGACGGCTTAAAGCGCCTCGGCAAGAGCGTTGCAGTCGCGCTTCGCGAGCCTTCGCTGGGACCGGTCTTCGGTGTGAAGGGCGGCGCTGCGGGAGGCGGCTACGCCCAGGTCATCCCGATGGAGGAGATTAACCTTCACTTTACCGGCGACTTCCACGCAATCGGCGCGGCAAATAACCTCCTTGCGGCGCTGATTGACAACCATATCTTCCAGGGCAACGCGCTCCGCATTGACGACAAGCGCATCACTTGGAAGCGCGCGGTCGATATGAACGACCGTCAGCTTCGCAACATCATCGACGGTCTCGGCAAGAGAACCGACGGCCGTGTCCGTGAGGACGGCTTCGAGATTACGGTCGCGAGTGAGATTATGGCGGTCTTCTGCCTCGCGAAGGACTTAAAGGATCTGAAGGAGAGGCTGGCGCGCATGATCATCGGCTACAACATGGACAATGAGCCGGTGACTGCGGGCGATCTTCACGCGGAGGGCGCGCTCACGGCGCTCTTAAAGGATGCGTTGAAGCCGAACCTCGTGCAGACTTTGGAGCACACGCCGGCCTTCATTCACGGCGGCCCCTTCGCAAACATTGCGCACGGCTGCAACTCCGTGCTCGCAACCAGCCTGGCGCTCCGCCTGAACGACTATGCGGTCACCGAGGCGGGCTTCGGTGCCGACCTCGGCGCCGAGAAGTTTATTGACATCAAGTGCCGCATGACGGGGCTGCGCCCGGACTGCGCGGTCGTGGTCGCAACTGTGCGCGCACTGAAGCACCACGGCGGCGTCGATAAGGCAGAGCTCAACACGCCGAATGTCGAAGCACTGAAGAAGGGGCTTCCGAACCTTCTGCAGCATGTCGAGAACATGACGAAGGTCTTCGGTCTTCCGACCGTGGTCGCGATTAACCGCTTCCCGTTTGACGCCGAGGAGGAGCTTAGCTGCATCGCGGACGAGTGCAAGAAACTCGGTGTCAATGTCGTGCTCTCCGAGGTCTGGGCCAAGGGCGGCGAAGGCGGCGAGGCGCTTGCGCGTGAGGTCGTGCGTCTCTGCGAGAACACGGCGGAGAACCACTTCCGCTTTGCCTATGAGGACGGCGACAGCCTCGAGGAAAAGCTCAACAAGATTGTGCGCGAGGTGTATCGCGGCGACGGCGTGGTGCTCACGGCCGAGGCGAAAAAGCAGGCAAAGCGCCTGGAAGAACTCGGTTTCGGCTCCTATCCGGTCTGCATGGCGAAGACCCAGTTCAGCTTCTCGGACAACAAGAATCTGACCGGTGCGCCGCGCGGCTTTAAGATTACCGTTCGCGAGGTCAAGGTTTCGGCGGGCGCGGGCTTCATTGTCGTGAAGACCGGCGATATCATGACCATGCCGGGTCTTCCGAAGGTTCCGGCCTCCGAGCACATCGACGTGGATGAGAACGGAAAGATTACGGGTCTCTTCTAA
- a CDS encoding Fur family transcriptional regulator — MKRSGTYSTKSRQEIMKYLEASAGKTVSASDILNHLQAVGLTVSPTTVYRNLDRLYEEKKILKYVAEKGEKAVYQLEVEGRHCAEHLHLKCVSCGKIIHMDCDFMDEVREHLMRGHGFSLQCEGTVLYGYCEACRKKKDGLQAE, encoded by the coding sequence ATGAAGAGAAGCGGAACTTACAGCACGAAGTCCAGACAAGAGATTATGAAATATTTGGAGGCATCTGCGGGCAAGACCGTGAGCGCATCCGACATCCTGAATCACTTGCAGGCGGTCGGTCTGACCGTGAGTCCGACCACGGTTTACCGCAATCTGGATCGCCTGTACGAGGAGAAGAAAATCCTGAAATATGTCGCCGAGAAGGGCGAGAAGGCGGTGTATCAGCTCGAGGTGGAAGGCCGCCACTGCGCGGAGCACCTGCACTTAAAGTGCGTTTCCTGCGGTAAAATCATCCACATGGACTGCGATTTTATGGATGAAGTCAGAGAGCATTTGATGCGCGGACACGGCTTTTCTCTGCAATGCGAGGGCACGGTGCTCTACGGCTATTGCGAGGCCTGCCGGAAGAAAAAAGACGGTTTACAAGCCGAATGA
- a CDS encoding DNA gyrase/topoisomerase IV subunit B translates to MAKTQYTADSITVLEGLDAVRKRPGMYIGGVGQKALNHLIYEIMDNAIDEHLAGYCSEVHIVLEKDGSCTVRDNGRGIPVELHRKGVSAERVVMTTLHAGGKFDNNAYKTSGGLHGVGSSVVNALSKRMRVRISRGGVVYEDSYAKGVPTTELKNGLLPIVGKKAESGTEINFLPDPEIFEKTHFRADWLKSRLHETAYLNPGITIYYENKLPGEEEQEVFREPEGLIAYVRALNEGQTAVHEPVYIKGRFEDIELECAIQFVDAFEEKLLGFCNSIYTAEGGTHLQGFKTRFTQLINGYARELGFLKEKDANFTGADTRNGMTAIVAIKHPDPIFEGQTKTKLASADATKAVSSIAGDELTRYFDRDLETVRAIIACAEKSAKIRRAEEKARTNLLAKPRFSFDSNGKLANCESRDPSKCEIFIVEGDSAGGSAKTARNRMYQAILPIRGKILNVEKASMDKVLANAEIKTMINSFGCGFSEGYGNDFDITKLRYDKIILMTDADVDGSHIDTLLLTFLYRFMPELIYDGHVYIAMPPLYKAVPTRGKDKEGVYIYDDKALEKFKAKHKEGTYTLQRYKGLGEMNPEQLWETTLNPEQRMLKRVEIEDARLASEVTALLMGSNVGPRRDFIHDHADEAEIDA, encoded by the coding sequence ATGGCAAAGACACAGTACACGGCTGACAGCATCACCGTGCTGGAGGGGCTCGATGCGGTCAGAAAACGCCCCGGCATGTACATCGGTGGCGTCGGCCAGAAGGCGCTGAACCACCTGATTTACGAGATTATGGACAATGCGATCGATGAGCACCTCGCGGGCTATTGCAGCGAGGTTCACATTGTCCTCGAGAAGGATGGTTCCTGTACCGTGCGCGACAACGGGCGCGGTATTCCGGTGGAGCTGCACCGGAAGGGGGTCTCGGCCGAGCGTGTGGTCATGACGACCCTGCATGCCGGCGGAAAGTTCGACAACAACGCCTATAAGACGAGCGGCGGCCTGCACGGCGTGGGTTCCTCCGTCGTGAACGCGCTCTCCAAAAGGATGCGGGTGCGCATCAGCCGTGGCGGCGTGGTCTACGAGGACAGCTACGCGAAGGGCGTTCCGACAACGGAACTGAAAAACGGCCTCTTGCCGATTGTCGGTAAAAAGGCGGAGAGCGGCACGGAAATTAACTTTCTGCCGGACCCGGAAATCTTTGAGAAGACGCATTTCCGCGCGGACTGGTTAAAGTCGAGACTTCACGAGACCGCCTACTTAAATCCCGGCATCACCATCTATTACGAAAACAAGCTCCCCGGCGAAGAGGAACAGGAAGTGTTCCGCGAGCCCGAGGGGCTGATTGCCTATGTTCGCGCGCTGAATGAGGGGCAGACTGCGGTGCACGAGCCGGTCTATATCAAGGGTCGCTTTGAGGACATTGAACTTGAGTGCGCAATCCAGTTTGTGGATGCGTTCGAGGAGAAGCTGCTCGGCTTCTGCAATAGCATTTACACCGCCGAGGGCGGCACGCACTTGCAGGGCTTTAAGACACGCTTTACCCAGCTCATCAACGGCTACGCGCGCGAACTCGGGTTTTTAAAAGAGAAGGACGCAAATTTCACCGGTGCGGACACGCGAAACGGCATGACGGCCATTGTCGCAATCAAGCATCCGGACCCGATTTTCGAGGGGCAGACCAAGACCAAGCTTGCGAGTGCGGATGCGACCAAGGCGGTCTCTTCGATTGCGGGCGATGAGCTGACGCGCTACTTTGACCGCGACTTGGAGACGGTTCGCGCCATCATTGCCTGTGCCGAAAAGTCGGCAAAGATACGGCGGGCGGAGGAGAAGGCGAGAACCAACCTCCTCGCAAAGCCGCGTTTTTCCTTCGACTCGAACGGAAAGCTCGCGAACTGTGAGTCCCGGGATCCCTCGAAGTGCGAAATCTTCATTGTCGAGGGGGATTCCGCAGGCGGCTCCGCAAAGACCGCACGCAACCGCATGTATCAAGCCATACTCCCGATACGCGGTAAAATCCTGAACGTCGAGAAGGCGTCCATGGACAAGGTGCTTGCGAATGCGGAGATTAAGACCATGATCAACAGCTTTGGCTGCGGCTTCTCCGAGGGCTACGGCAACGACTTTGACATCACGAAGCTGCGCTACGACAAGATTATTCTGATGACGGATGCCGATGTGGACGGCAGCCACATTGACACCCTGCTCTTAACCTTCCTCTACCGCTTCATGCCGGAGCTCATCTACGACGGTCATGTATACATTGCGATGCCGCCGCTCTACAAGGCAGTTCCGACGCGCGGCAAGGACAAGGAGGGTGTCTACATCTACGACGACAAGGCGCTCGAAAAATTCAAGGCGAAGCACAAAGAGGGAACTTACACCCTGCAGCGCTACAAGGGTCTCGGTGAGATGAACCCGGAGCAGCTCTGGGAGACCACGCTGAATCCGGAGCAGCGCATGTTAAAGCGGGTTGAAATCGAGGACGCCCGCCTCGCGAGCGAGGTCACGGCCCTCTTAATGGGCAGCAACGTGGGACCGCGGCGCGACTTTATCCACGACCACGCGGACGAAGCGGAAATCGACGCATAA